One genomic segment of Xyrauchen texanus isolate HMW12.3.18 chromosome 5, RBS_HiC_50CHRs, whole genome shotgun sequence includes these proteins:
- the stox2a gene encoding storkhead-box protein 2 isoform X2 gives MKKTRSTNLRRAWPSSDLSERALERIRSRSEKDYHLHKHFPPPPPPSHISPSPRGYMTPGDVSPISMSPISQSQFIPLGEILCLAISAMNSARKPVTQEALMEHLATCFPGVPTPSPEILRHTLNMLVRERKIYPTPEGYFIVTPQTYFITPSLIRTNSKWYHVDERHPERQQQQQLQQQQQQQPPPQQQCTSPQSGTITPSTSGCVRERPNPKNHCDSYNAYWDEVPNIHPSTIQRKSSKEPKGDPPSYQQPPPPPPAIQHPPDPPDKSKTMTATFSYKTDTLTKKKEGSGGGSSERQSKKFGLKLFRLSFKKDKTKHLATFSAQFPPEEWPLRDEDTPSSAAIPREVEMEIIRRINPDLTVENVARHTAVMKRLEEERAQRKKASSSAQHSARSRRSRGHRRVPHGKSRSHSKTRASRGDPSEGSNLDLPAVGLERDYRFFSHSLVRSPREGMYTVERRSGGAYLVHSNPNIAESHFPVTPEWDVSGELAKRRTEMPFPEPSRGTSHSRVHRSHSHTQDRKSRNERPDKAKERSRSMDNSKSPLGGGSSTLGTTEDYDRSPDDRSRYYTDDGTLRASSQKAPHYSCIMFSAAKFSSEMSVPDMGKLSLDESRICSPLKRNKSRDSLPAYSDLKALSPKPLADDYFQCNTSNETILSAPLTLGKSDHDTLTPSDGIHKGSPADRQTPHLTSPHPMEYKEDSSTKGHNGSGKPMPSQTPEPMPNGRLIQHQHSTNPGGGGGGGSAGSGVDKRKEIFSKDTLFKPPHNLLTVSYVDSGYSKSGTLRKTPHMKSSDTLETQQPPNSTPLSASAPAPTGTEQGAPSTSEAAFDYYNVSDDDEEEVEESSRKEAAQTEAKGRTGGGEGGGGGGGTMQWLLEREKERDLQRKFENNLTLLSPKEGENNNSQKSAHSARLDSMDSSSVTVDSGFNSPRTRESLASNTSSIVESNRRQNPALSPGHMGTTSIGPPFSFRAIPEPPTTQPEKLQKSPNCLASITSV, from the exons GTGATGTATCTCCGATCAGTATGTCACCTATCAGCCAGTCTCAGTTCATCCCTCTGGGAGAGATTCTGTGTCTGGCAATCTCAGCCATGAACTCTGCCCGCAAGCCTGTCACACAAGAAGCGCTGATGGAGCACCTTGCCACCTGTTTCCCAG GTGTACCCACTCCAAGTCCAGAGATCCTACGGCACACGCTGAACATGTTGGTACGTGAGAGGAAGATCTACCCCACGCCAGAAGGTTACTTCATTGTTACTCCACAGACCTACTTCATCACCCCCTCCCTCATCCGCACCAATAGCAAGTGGTACCACGTGGATGAGAGGCATCCAGAAcgacagcaacaacaacagcttcaACAGCAGCAACAGCAACAGCCACCACCACAACAGCAATGCACCTCACCACAATCTGGAACCATCACTCCCTCCACTTCTGGCTGCGTGCGAGAAAGACCAAACCCTAAGAACCACTGCGACTCCTATAATGCATACTGGGATGAGGTGCCTAACATCCATCCCTCCACAATTCAAAGGAAGTCCTCAAAAGAACCCAAAGGAGATCCCCCTTCATACCAACAACCCCCACCCCCTCCACCTGCCATTCAGCACCCCCCTGACCCCCCAGACAAGAGCAAGACCATGACTGCCACCTTTTCTTATAAGACAGACACACTAACCAAGAAGAAGGAGGGCAGTGGTGGGGGCAGCAGTGAGAGGCAGTCTAAGAAGTTTGGCCTAAAGCTGTTCCGTttgagcttcaaaaaggacaagaCCAAACATCTAGCCACCTTTTCAGCACAGTTTCCTCCAGAGGAGTGGCCTCTGAGGGATGAGGACACGCCTTCATCTGCAGCCATACCTCGTGAGGTGGAGATGGAAATCATCCGCCGTATAAACCCAGACCTGACAGTGGAGAACGTGGCCCGTCATACTGCTGTCATGAAGCGGCTGGAAGAGGAACGTGCTCAGCGCAAAAAGGCTAGCTCATCTGCACAGCACAGTGCCCGCAGTCGTCGCAGCCGAGGCCACCGCCGTGTGCCGCACGGGAAGTCGCGTTCTCACAGCAAGACACGGGCTTCTCGAGGAGACCCCTCAGAGGGCTCTAATTTAGACCTGCCTGCAGTAGGCTTGGAGAGGGACTACCGTTTTTTCAGTCACTCACTGGTACGCTCACCGAGAGAGGGAATGTACACAGTGGAACGCAGAAGTGGTGGTGCCTACCTTGTCCACAGCAACCCCAACATTGCTGAGTCACACTTTCCTGTTACCCCAGAGTGGGATGTATCAGGGGAGCTTGCAAAGAGGCGGACAGAGATGCCTTTCCCTGAGCCTTCGCGTGGGACATCACATTCACGGGTGCACCGTAGCCACAGCCACACGCAGGACCGCAAGTCACGCAACGAGCGGCCTGATAAGGCTAAAGAGCGATCACGTTCTATGGACAACTCGAAGAGCCCACTGGGAGGTGGAAGCTCTACTCTTGGCACAACTGAGGATTATGACCGCAGTCCTGATGACAGAAGCCGTTATTATACTGATGATGGGACACTGAGGGCCTCCTCACAAAAGGCCCCACACTACTCGTGCATCATGTTTTCTGCTGCCAAGTTCAGCTCAGAAATGTCTGTACCTGATATGGGCAAATTGAGTCTGGATGAATCAAGGATCTGTAGCCCTCTCAAACGGAACAAGAGCAGGGACAGCCTGCCAGCTTACAGTGACCTGAAGGCCCTGTCACCAAAGCCTTTGGCTGATGACTACTTCCAGTGCAATACGTCGAATGAAACAATCCTTTCTGCCCCACTGACTCTGGGCAAATCTGACCACGACACTTTAACCCCATCTGACGGAATCCACAAGGGCTCTCCTGCTGACCGGCAGACACCGCACCTCACCTCTCCACATCCCATGGAGTACAAGGAGGACTCCTCCACCAAGGGACACAATGGTTCTGGTAAACCGATGCCAAGCCAGACACCTGAGCCTATGCCCAATGGACGTTTGATACAACATCAACACAGCACTAACCCAGGGGGCGGGGGAGGTGGTGGTAGTGCTGGTAGTGGGGTGGACAAGAGGAAAGAAATTTTCAGCAAGGACACTTTGTTCAAACCGCCACACAATCTTTTGACTGTGAGCTATGTGGACAGTGGCTACTCAAAGTCAGGCACTTTGCGTAAAACTCCACATATGAAATCATCTGATACTCTAGAGACCCAACAGCCACCCAATTCCACCCCTTTGTCTGCTTCTGCACCAGCACCTACAGGCACAGAACAGGGTGCACCCTCAACATCTGAAGCTGCTTTTGACTATTACAACGTGTccgatgatgatgaggaggaggtggaggaatcCTCCCGCAAAGAGGCAGCCCAGACTGAGGCAAAGGGGCGGACAGGGGGTGGAGAGGGTGGCGGCGGCGGAGGAGGGACCATGCAGTGGTTGCTAGAACGAGAGAAAGAGCGAGATCTACAGAGGAAGTTTGAAAACAACTTGACTCTGCTTAGCCCTAAGGAGGGTGAGAATAATAACAGCCAAAAGTCGGCTCACTCAGCACGACTAGACAGCATGGACAGCAGTAGTGTGACAGTAGACAGTGGGTTTAACTCCCCTCG CACACGGGAGAGCCTGGCATCCAACACCTCAAGCATAGTGGAGAGCAACCGGCGACAGAATCCGGCCCTAAGTCCAGGACACATGGGTACCACCAGCATCGGTCCCCCATTCAGCTTCCGTGCAATCCCAGAGCCCCCTACCACGCAACCTGAGAAACTGCAGAAATCTCCCAACTGCCTTGCCTCCATCACCAGCGTCTGA